GCCACTGGTGCAGATGGTGTTCCAGAACCCGTACGCTAGCCTCAACCCGCGCAAGAAAGTCGGGCAGATGCTGGAAGAGCCGCTGATCATCAATACCGAACTCAGCAAAGAGCAGCGCGCGCAGAAAGCCCAGGCGATGATGGCCAAGGTGGGTTTGCGGCCCGAGCATTACGGCCGCTATCCGCACATGTTTTCTGGCGGCCAGCGGCAGCGTGTGGCGATCGCCCGGGCGCTGATGCTGGATCCGAAAGTCATCGTTGCCGATGAGCCGGTCTCTGCGCTCGACGTTTCGATCCAGGCGCAGGTGCTGAACCTGATGATGGATTTGCAGCAGTCAACCGGCGTGGCTTACCTGTTCATCTCGCACAACTTGTCGGTGGTCGAACATATTGCTGACGATGTGCTGGTGATGTACCTAGGCAAGACCGTCGAGCATGGCAGCAAGCAACAGGTTTTCAGCCGTCCGCTGCATCCGTATACCAAGGCCTTGCTGGCCAGCACGCCGCGCATCGATCCGGCCCAGCGCCAGCAAAAGATGATGTTGCCGGGCGAACTGCCTTCGCCGCTGGCGCCGCCGCCGGGTTGTGCTTTTAATAATCGTTGCCCACGCGCTGTCGACCGTTGCCGGCAGGAAGTGCCTGTATTGCAATCGTTTGAAGGGCGCCTGGTGGCCTGCCATCGGGTTGCTGAAATATCCTGAGCGTTGCCGCCAGTCTGCCTGCGGGTAGGCTGGCGGCGCGATAGTCGCTCCATTTACGGAGCACTATCGCGGCCGGGCTTGGTACAATGGCGGCTTATTTCCCTGCCTATTTACTCAGTCCATGATCGACATCCAACTTCTTCGCAAAGACATTGCCACCGTAGCCGAGCGATTGGCTGCTCGCAAATTCCAGCTCGACGTCAACGGCTTCAATGCCCTGGAAGCCGAGCGCAAGCAAATTCAGACACGTACCGAAGAACTGCAAGGCCAGCGCAATTCGCTGTCGAAGCAGATCGGCATGCTCAAGGGCAAGGGCGAAGACGCCTCGGCTGTGATGGCCGAAGTGGCCGGCATCGCTGATGAGCTGAAAGCCTCCGCAACTCGCCTCGACCAGGTGCAAGAGCAAGTCAGCGCCTTCATGCTGTCGGTGCCGAACCTGCCGCACGAATCGGTGCCGGTTGGTCAGGATGAAGCCGGCAACGTGGAAGTGCGCAAGGTTGGCACGCCGCGCAGCTTCGATTTCGAAGTACGCGACCACGTTGACGTCGGCGCCGCGCTGGGTCTGGATTTCGATGTCGCCGCCAAGCTGACCGGTTCACGCTTTGCCGTGATGAAGGGCGGCATTGCCCGTCTGCATCGCGCACTGGCGCAGTTCATGCTGGATACCCACACCGGCGAGCACGGCTACACTGAATGCTATACCCCGTACATCGTCAATGCCGATTCGTTGCGCGGCACCGGCCAGCTGCCGAAATTTGAAGAAGACCTGTTCGCCGTCAAGAAGGGCGGCCAGGAAGGCGAGCAGGGCGTCGACGCCGCTGCCTTATACCTGATCCCTACCGCCGAAGTGCCGTTGACCAATACAGTGCGCGACGAGATCGTCGCCGGCGAAACCCTGCCGCTCAAGATGACTGCGCATTCGCCATGCTTCCGCTCCGAAGCCGGCAGCTACGGCCGCGACACCCGCGGCATGATCCGCCAGCATCAATTCGACAAGGTCGAAATGGTGCAAATCGCCCATCCGGAAAAGTCGTACGAAGCGCTGGAAGAAATGGTCGGCCACGCAGAAAACATCTTGAAAAAACTCGGCCTGCCGTATCGCGTGGTATCGCTGTGCACTGGCGACATGGGCTTTGGCGCCGCCAAAACTTATGACCTGGAAGTCTGGTTGCCGGCACAGAACACCTACCGTGAAATTTCCTCGGTGTCGAATTGCGAAGCCTTCCAGGCACGTCGCATGCAAGCCCGCTTCCGCAACGCCCAAGGCAAACCGGAACTGGTGCACACCCTGAACGGTTCCGGCCTGGCAGTCGGACGCACCCTGGTGGCGCTGCTGGAGAACTACCAGCAAGCCGACGGCAGCGTCGACATCCCGGCCGTGCTCCATCCGTACATGGGCGGCATTACCAAGTTGACTGCGTAAGTATTTGATTTAACAAGAATATTTTGCAGGAAATCGACGCTAGTGTTTACTGTGGCAAGATGAATAAAAAAAGGCATTCCATAGTCAAAAAAAGTCTGCTACAATCTTGCGCTTTGCTGCATTAAACACAGCAAGTCGACCGAAAACCGGAGAGGTGGCAGAGTGGTCGAATGTACTTGACTCGAAATCAAGCGTACGTTAAATCGTACCGTGGGTTCGAATCCCACCCTCTCCGCCAGATATTAGTTTCAAATAGATCTAAGAAGTCCCAGAGCCCGCATATCTCACTATGAGAATGCGGGTTTTTCGTTTCATGACGTCTCAGTTGGTTCATTGACATCCCAAAAAATCGGGGGTACTTTCGGGGGTATCAAAAGCACCCCTTGGGGGTACTCATATCAACCCTGATCCAATGAACTGATGGCACTGACAGACGCAGCCTGTAAAAACGCAAAACCCAAAGAGAAACCTTATAAGTTGGCCGATAGCGGCGGCTTACATTTGCTGGTGAAGCCCAACAGTGGGCGTTACTGGCGCATGAAATACCGCTTTGACGGCAAAGAGAAGTTGCTTTCCTTTGGCGTCTACCCTGAAGTCTCCCTCTCCGAAGCACGTACCAAGCGCGACAAAGCCAAGGCTCACCTGGAGGAGAGTCAGGATCCGGCGCAGGTCAAGCGGATAGAAGCCCTGCAACGGACAGAAAGTAATGCCAACACGTTCGAGGCGGTGGCACGGGCTTGGCATGATAATAAATTGGAAACATGGCAACCACAGACCGCTGCGAATATTTTGCATCGGCTGGAAAAGGATGTGTTTCCGCTGATTGGCAAGTTGCCTATTGCGACGATCAAAGCGCCAGTCATCCTTGACGTACTGCGCCAAATTGAAAAGCGCGGGGCATTGGATATCGCCAAGCGACAAGCTCAAGTGTGTGGCCAGATATTTCGCTATGCGGTAGCGACTGGCGCTGCCGAATATGATCCTGTCCCCAGTTTGCGTGGCGCCTTGAAGCCTAGCATTAGTGGTCATCATGCTTCCATTACTACCGACGAACTGCCCGAATTCATGCGCATTCTAGAGCGCAATGAAGCCCGCATGTTTATGCCGACGCGGGTGCTAATGCGAATTATGCTGATGGTGTTCGTGCGCACCAGTGAGTTGATCGAGACGCCGTGGACTGAAATCGATTTAGAGAATGAAATATGGGTGATTCCCTGGCAGCGCATGAAAATGGGCAAAAAGAAACTGAATCCCCGTAAGGTCGACCATCACGTGTTCTTGCCGCGCCAAGGCTGGGAGCTATTACGAGAGCTGCGCGCACTCACAGGCGGCAATACCTATTTGTTCCCGAATCAACGCGATCCTAGTAAACCGGTGAGCAACGGTGCAATTTTGGCGGCATTGAAGCGCATGGGCTATCAAAACAAGATGACAGGTCATGGCTTCAGATCACTGGCGATGGGCATCATTAAAGAGCGCCTGGGCTTCCGTCATGAAGTAGTGGACCGTCAATTGGCACACCAATCTGGCGACACTTACGGTGAAGCCTATGACCGGGCTGAATTCAAAGAAGAGCGGCGAGTGATGATGCAGCAATACGCCGATTATCTGGATAACATCGGCAGCGCTAAGGTCATCGTAGGTAATTTTAAGCGGGCGTGACTACCGTAGTTTGCCATCTCGAGACCGCGCCGCAGCGCGGCTTTTCACATCCCATATCATCATGTCCTTATTTTCCCCCACTATCAAGGTGTTGGAGGCATGGAGGCAGCATAGACAAATACAATAAGCTGTTGTTTATATAGATAATTATTGCTTCCAGAAATAGTAATAATGATGGGAGCGGGATGGAGGCATGTCGGGGGCGATCTGAAGTTAGCGGACACTTGATGCAGGTTGGCACGATGAAATTGCTTATCGTGTATGCACAGCAATTCTGCGATCCGATTACACGAATGCGATGCGGCTATGAAATCGCCCATCGCTCGGACAAAATAATTGACAAGATATGAAAAAAAACGACGTACTGGAAAATGGCTTGGAACTGTTACAGGCAAATAAAACCGCAGGACGGCAAGCCGAAGATGCGCACAGACGTAGAAAAATAATGGAATTGCTAAAAAAGCAAATCCCGTCCCAATCGCCTGCCATGAAGGCAATTGCTGCCAATGCAAAAAAGCTTGCCGAGCGCACTCAGCCAATTCGCGAATTGCAGGCTAGGCTGAAGCCACTAGCTGAACTGCGTCAGTTTGCCAAGCTGGATATCCCGGCTATGAAAATATTTAATGCGCTCGATTTACGCAGGGACTTGGATTTACATAAGAATCTCGCCGACTCAATGATAGTCATTGAACGCTTGAGTGCTCTAACCAGTATCCTGTCGCCTGACGATAGTGCGGCAGAAGTGTTTCGTAATAAAACAAAATTATTCTACGAAGAGAATTGCCAGTTCTTTCTAGCGATGAGTTTGATTGATGCTATCGAAGTTCAAGACGGCGAAGCAATCGATCAGTTAATGCAAAAATCTGATTTTGGCAGCATGACACTTGTTGAACTTGTCCGGATACAAAAGCAATCCAGTGAAGATAAGGAAGCCGAGTTGGCGCAGATGACTCGTGAGCTGGAGGCGCTGCAGATTGAAGCACGTGGCCTTGACGACAAAATGGAAAAAATCAAGGATGGTTTTAAAGCAGGCGCAAGTTATGCGGACAAGCAGATTTTTAATCAATGGGTGATGGCATCAAATATCGTTGTCCGCAATCTGCCTGAGTTGATGGCGGCATTTCAAAATGCCGAATTGCCATTGCAGAAGACATATACCGAGCAAACCATCAAGGGTTGGTACAAAAAAATCATGCCGACGGTAGCGTTAAGCAACGGCAGGCCAAAGAATAACTAGGTGTGACCCGGTTAAACTACCTTTTACCCGATCAGGGGTAATTTTATTATTATCCGCTAAGGCCAATACTTCTATGCATCCCGTGCAGTACCGCACGGTCTCATATGCAAACAAAGGAGTATTGAACTATGCAGCAACAGCAATCTACCAATCCATTGTGGCGCCTACCGACAGTCGTCGCGCAAACCGGCCTATCCAAATCAGAAATTTATCGTCGAATTAATAATGGCACATTTCCCAAGCCGCTGAAGTTGGGCGCGCGCGCGGTTGCATGGCCCGCAATGGAGATTGATACTTGGATCAAGTCGCTCATTCGGGGGATTGCACAATGAGTACGATGCATTCCCACGTGGCGGCAGGCTTTTGCGCTAAAGCCGATGACTTTACTGAGCTAGAAGTGGTAGGCGGTGCGAAATGAACCAAGAAATTGCGCGTGTCACGAAGTTCGCATCGGAAAACCTGGTTCAGACAAGCAATGGTGAATCATCTTCTCGTCCCTTCTTTAAGGTCGATAAACGTGGTGTGTGGTTTCACGGCTTTAATCAGCAGGGTGAAGTGTTGTCACCGCTGTGGATCTGCTCTCCTCTGCACGTCCCTGCAAAATCACGGGACGCCCACAACGGCGAGTGGGGCTATCTATTAGCATTTGAGGATGCCGACGGAAAGCCAAAGAGGTGGGCTATGCCTGCAAGTATGTTGGCCGGTGACGGTACCCCGTATCGTGCCATGCTGCTGTCAATGGGATTGCAAATTGCGCCGAGTGCGCAAGCTAAAAATCAGTTGACTGTCTATATTCAGTCCCAGCAAACAGATATGCGCGTGCGCTGTACTGAACGTATCGGCTGGCATGATAACGTGTACGTGTTGCCGGATCGAACAATCGGGGAAAGCGGGGAGATGGTGCTGTTCCAGGCAACGGGCGACGTCACTTCCCAATTCAAACAACGTGGCACCCTGAAACAGTGGCGGGAAGAGGTGGCAGCACTGTGCCAGGGCAATGCGCGGATGGTGTTTTGTGTCAGTGCGGGATTCGCCGCCCCTCTGTTGCATCATGCCGGTATTGCGTCCGGTGGTTTTCACCTTTGGGGTGATTCATCCAGCGGCAAATCGACGGCAGTGCGGGTGGCCGGTTCGGTCTATGGCAGCAAGGATTATCCACGCAATTGGCGCATGACCGATAACGCCCTGGAGATGACGGCGGTTCAGCATTCGGATGCATTGTTGATTCTGGACGAGATCGCACAGGTGGACCCGAAGGTCGTTGGTGACACTGTATATATGTTGGCAAACGAAACTGGCAAGGGACGTGCGACGCAAACTGCTACTGCAAGACGTGTTGCTACCTGGCGTTTGTTGTTTTTGTCCGATGGCGAAGTCAGTTTGGCGCATCACATGGGGGAAGCCGGAAAAAGCATCAAAGGTGGTCATGATGTGCGAATGGCGCATATTGGTGCTGACGCAGGTAAGGGGCTCGGTATTTATGACACCTTACACGGCTTTACAGACGGTGCGACGCTATCAAATCATTTGATGAGCATGATTGAACAGTATCACGGTACTGCTGGCATGGCCTTTCTGGAGTGGGCGGTAGTACGTTCTGCCAGCTTATCTGCCGATTTGCGTCAATGTGTGACTGAATTGACGCGAGACATGTTGCCGACGGATGCGCACGGACAGGTTGCACGCGTCGCGGCGCGGTTTGCATTGGTCGGAATGGCAGGGGAAATGGCGACTGAAGCGGGGATCACGGGTTGGCCGGCAGGTGAGGCGGCAAAGGCAGCTCGTGTCTGCTTTGCTGCATGGTTAGAAGGACGTGGCGGTGCTGGCAACGTGGAACATACGTCAATCATTCGTCAGGTGCAGGGTTTCTTGCAAGCGCATGGCGATGCGCGTTTTGTGTGGTGGCACCGTGCGCTGGATGATCGCAAGCAAAATACGGTCAACCGGGCGGGATTTAAACGTATGCTGACGAAAGAGGGAGCACCGATTAGTTCTAACGCCGATCATCATCGGGCATACGGCGACAGAATGCTTCTCGACGAGGTAGAAGATACAGAACTGGAATATTTTGTTTTGCCGGAAGTCTTCAACAATGAGATGTGCAAAGGTTATAGCCCCAAGATGGTCAAGAAGCTGTTAATGGATCGGAGTCTATTGGTCACAGAAGGAAAAGGTGACAAGGTCAGAGCTGATCGAAACGAACGATTACCAGGTTTGGGTAATACGCGATGCTATCGATTCAGCTCTAAAATCATGAGTGTGGAAGCTTAAGCGATAGACGGCGGGTGTTAAATCGGGTTGGAAGCAGATTTCCAACTATCGCAATAGTTCAAGGGGACATTCTCCACGTACTTACTAGCTCCGCGACCAGCTCGTATCAATCTTGTATCAACCAGCTCCCGATAAGTCGAAATCAACTGTATGAAAAGCGCCTTGATGCCTCCTTTTGCAGCTGACAATTCACGAAAACTAGAACGGTTGTGCATACCAAAAAATGTAAACAACCCCTCTCATCCCGCAGTTATAAGGCTTTTGTCGCCAACATCTCATGAAAATGTAATCAAAACAGCAGAATAAGGACAAGTTGTTTACATTTGGCGTCCTCAAGATGCAACTTGGTCATCGATGCCGTGGCCCGGCGAATATTTTTTCATGATGCTCAAGACCGACATGTCTTAGCTAGCATGAAGCGCGCCGCAATAAATTGGCCACATTTAGCAAGATAAATTGAATTTGCGTTACTTACCCACCGATGAAGGCTAGGTAAAGGGTGCTGAGGAAGCCTTCCAAGGACTTGTTTTCAGACGCAATAATAAAAATCACCTTTTCCAGTGGCTGCGCGAGGTGATGGCTCGCATTCGCCATGAGAATGGTGTACTTAAGCGCTTGACCGGAGCTTGTCCCGGTTTGGCGGATTCGTTTCCACCCTCCGTTCTCTTGCTCTTGCTGCAGAGCGCCGAAAATGTTGACCCTTACAAACTCGGCACAAAAACGCTGATCAAGTGGTGGCGAAGCTACATAAAGAGCCTATAAGGATAGATTTTCCCTGGTAGGTCCGGCGCGTTTGCGATGGTCCGAGCCAATCGTTGTGAGTAGCGGATGCTCACAGGAACAGGGTCATAGAGAGCATCATTGTTCCAATCCATTTTTGTTAATGCCAGCACCTCGTGCGCGACAGTTTCCAAAGGTCCGCGTCCAGCATGCCTAGTCAGTTGCAAAGGTTTCGGAATGCTTTTGCCGCCTTGGTAAAAATCACCCTTGGTGGACACGCTTGGTGCATTTCCGGCAGCCCACAACAAAACTGACGTGCCGGACCGCACAACGACCGTCCCCCTAGGTACTGGATAGTTGGAGGGAATGCTCTTGGGCGCCTCTCTCTTGGAATCTAGTAACCAAACTCCTCTCCAAGTGGAATGCGTCCCTACTTCGATGCATTCCACCTCTGGAATCGCTGCGAGAGCATCGAAAGCACCGTCAAGCTCCTCGCCTTTGAAAGCAGTGGTCTTATGAATGACGAGTCGCTTAGGGAGAAGACCAGCATTTCTGCGTTGGTACAACTCCAAGCTGCGCGCAAGGACTGCGCGCATATCAGACCTGCTCAAAAAGGGATTGCGCCTTGCTTCCTTCACGTCAGCAACAGGGTCGCGAGCCTCGAAGGCGACGAATTGCATGCCTCCGCCGTCCATGTCAAAAACTTGCGAACAGCATGTGACGTAATGTGCATTCGTTGGGTCACCGCGAAGTGCATAGGCTAGACCGATGTATGCAGTATCGTCAGGAACACTTTTCAGCCGGGCTAATTTCCAAGGAACCCCACCGGCTTTCACATACAACGCAATAGCCAGCCTCCAAGCAAGCGAAGCTTTGTACCGGAATGTAAAGGCACGGTCGTTGATAACTTGGGTAGGAATGTTGTACTTCGCTCCTAAGGCTTTCAACGCATCATGGGCGTCAAAAAATCTGGTTCTCGTCGCGGCGGACCACGAATCTGGAAAATGGACTAAGACCACATCGAAGTGGTCCCGCATACTGTCCAATCTAGCCAGTGCATTTTCCATTGCAGCAAATACGCGTTCCTCAGGAGAGCCACTCCCCGGAAGTTGGCCAATCGAATCAGGCCATTTGATGTGCGCATCGGCCGGAGCAGACACTAAATCAACTTGAAACAGTGCGTTGAACCCAGGATATCGTGGAACATACTCGGTCCGTTCTGACGCATCGTATTGATTCAATAACGACGCCATGAGCGCTCCGCGCGTCTTGAAAGTGCCATTCGGCCCCACAGTCGCAATTCGGATTTTCGGAGTGAATCC
This DNA window, taken from Collimonas arenae, encodes the following:
- a CDS encoding DUF927 domain-containing protein, translated to MNQEIARVTKFASENLVQTSNGESSSRPFFKVDKRGVWFHGFNQQGEVLSPLWICSPLHVPAKSRDAHNGEWGYLLAFEDADGKPKRWAMPASMLAGDGTPYRAMLLSMGLQIAPSAQAKNQLTVYIQSQQTDMRVRCTERIGWHDNVYVLPDRTIGESGEMVLFQATGDVTSQFKQRGTLKQWREEVAALCQGNARMVFCVSAGFAAPLLHHAGIASGGFHLWGDSSSGKSTAVRVAGSVYGSKDYPRNWRMTDNALEMTAVQHSDALLILDEIAQVDPKVVGDTVYMLANETGKGRATQTATARRVATWRLLFLSDGEVSLAHHMGEAGKSIKGGHDVRMAHIGADAGKGLGIYDTLHGFTDGATLSNHLMSMIEQYHGTAGMAFLEWAVVRSASLSADLRQCVTELTRDMLPTDAHGQVARVAARFALVGMAGEMATEAGITGWPAGEAAKAARVCFAAWLEGRGGAGNVEHTSIIRQVQGFLQAHGDARFVWWHRALDDRKQNTVNRAGFKRMLTKEGAPISSNADHHRAYGDRMLLDEVEDTELEYFVLPEVFNNEMCKGYSPKMVKKLLMDRSLLVTEGKGDKVRADRNERLPGLGNTRCYRFSSKIMSVEA
- a CDS encoding tyrosine-type recombinase/integrase, producing MALTDAACKNAKPKEKPYKLADSGGLHLLVKPNSGRYWRMKYRFDGKEKLLSFGVYPEVSLSEARTKRDKAKAHLEESQDPAQVKRIEALQRTESNANTFEAVARAWHDNKLETWQPQTAANILHRLEKDVFPLIGKLPIATIKAPVILDVLRQIEKRGALDIAKRQAQVCGQIFRYAVATGAAEYDPVPSLRGALKPSISGHHASITTDELPEFMRILERNEARMFMPTRVLMRIMLMVFVRTSELIETPWTEIDLENEIWVIPWQRMKMGKKKLNPRKVDHHVFLPRQGWELLRELRALTGGNTYLFPNQRDPSKPVSNGAILAALKRMGYQNKMTGHGFRSLAMGIIKERLGFRHEVVDRQLAHQSGDTYGEAYDRAEFKEERRVMMQQYADYLDNIGSAKVIVGNFKRA
- a CDS encoding peptide ABC transporter ATP-binding protein, whose protein sequence is MMMNANMNEIANPVVLLEAKNLIKHYGVSQGWFKPRATARALDGVSFQLQPGKTLAVVGESGCGKSTLARQITMIEPPTGGELWMDGANIADADRATLKRVRPLVQMVFQNPYASLNPRKKVGQMLEEPLIINTELSKEQRAQKAQAMMAKVGLRPEHYGRYPHMFSGGQRQRVAIARALMLDPKVIVADEPVSALDVSIQAQVLNLMMDLQQSTGVAYLFISHNLSVVEHIADDVLVMYLGKTVEHGSKQQVFSRPLHPYTKALLASTPRIDPAQRQQKMMLPGELPSPLAPPPGCAFNNRCPRAVDRCRQEVPVLQSFEGRLVACHRVAEIS
- the serS gene encoding serine--tRNA ligase produces the protein MIDIQLLRKDIATVAERLAARKFQLDVNGFNALEAERKQIQTRTEELQGQRNSLSKQIGMLKGKGEDASAVMAEVAGIADELKASATRLDQVQEQVSAFMLSVPNLPHESVPVGQDEAGNVEVRKVGTPRSFDFEVRDHVDVGAALGLDFDVAAKLTGSRFAVMKGGIARLHRALAQFMLDTHTGEHGYTECYTPYIVNADSLRGTGQLPKFEEDLFAVKKGGQEGEQGVDAAALYLIPTAEVPLTNTVRDEIVAGETLPLKMTAHSPCFRSEAGSYGRDTRGMIRQHQFDKVEMVQIAHPEKSYEALEEMVGHAENILKKLGLPYRVVSLCTGDMGFGAAKTYDLEVWLPAQNTYREISSVSNCEAFQARRMQARFRNAQGKPELVHTLNGSGLAVGRTLVALLENYQQADGSVDIPAVLHPYMGGITKLTA
- a CDS encoding argonaute/piwi family protein, with the protein product MAGAAAASKLPTFSLLDEPNLLFAPGDGQLEVHPLRGLMKYGPFSKGTFAGFTPKIRIATVGPNGTFKTRGALMASLLNQYDASERTEYVPRYPGFNALFQVDLVSAPADAHIKWPDSIGQLPGSGSPEERVFAAMENALARLDSMRDHFDVVLVHFPDSWSAATRTRFFDAHDALKALGAKYNIPTQVINDRAFTFRYKASLAWRLAIALYVKAGGVPWKLARLKSVPDDTAYIGLAYALRGDPTNAHYVTCCSQVFDMDGGGMQFVAFEARDPVADVKEARRNPFLSRSDMRAVLARSLELYQRRNAGLLPKRLVIHKTTAFKGEELDGAFDALAAIPEVECIEVGTHSTWRGVWLLDSKREAPKSIPSNYPVPRGTVVVRSGTSVLLWAAGNAPSVSTKGDFYQGGKSIPKPLQLTRHAGRGPLETVAHEVLALTKMDWNNDALYDPVPVSIRYSQRLARTIANAPDLPGKIYPYRLFM
- a CDS encoding helix-turn-helix transcriptional regulator: MQQQQSTNPLWRLPTVVAQTGLSKSEIYRRINNGTFPKPLKLGARAVAWPAMEIDTWIKSLIRGIAQ